From Canis lupus familiaris isolate Mischka breed German Shepherd chromosome 23, alternate assembly UU_Cfam_GSD_1.0, whole genome shotgun sequence:
ACCTTTAAAAGGATACACCGTTGGGTTGAAGTTCTTCAATATAAAGAAGGAGGCAACAATGACCAAGACCAGGAATAGGGTGTTGTTATAGAAGATGGAAAATGTTGTAGCTTCATAATCAGcaacttcattcttcttccaCAAAATTCTGTACACAAACAAatcaagtttataaaaatattatagaatattttaaataccacATGGCTCTAGTTTACTATATACAGTGAGTTTTTCCTTAAGTATTCTGGGCAGaatgtggttttggttttgttttgtttttaagattttacttattcaatgagacacaggcagagggagaagcaggctccacgcagggagcccgacgtgggattcgatcctaggagtccaggatcacgccctgggacgaaggcaggcgctaaactactgagccacccagggatccccacagaaTGTGTTTTTACTATTAAATTTAACCAGCATTTGTGCCCTTTTTTCCTgctgaaaaagatattttactcTATTGATAAAAATAGCTGCTCGGTGTATTACCTTTTTTCCCAGGCAGTCAGGGCTTTGGAGGAAGGGACAGATTAATTGCAATTGGCTTGGTTTCACCAGTGGCCTAAAGAGACATCATTCTCTAGGtcctcacctaaaaaaaaaaactccgcGATCAGTAGCCAGATGAAGCTTTCCTGGCTATTTGCTGGCTTGAGATGCTCAATAGCCTACAGATTTCAGCCTTCAATATTACACCTGAAGACCATCCCAAGGACTAAAACCAGCCATGGCTCACAGAAGCAGACTTGTCTGCAACTATCTTTAGCCACTTTACATAATTCAAAGAGTCTGCTTCATCATTAGGaggatttttttaactttgtaaaacccatttactttttcttttatccattttacttCTTATGTTTTATTAACTGACTAAAACTTTATCAACCTTTTCTTTTACCTCTTCACACAGGCAAGCAGGAAGTCCCAAGATGCCTATGAATCGGGTAGCCTTTACTCCATTTGGTTAATTAACTTTgtaaagcagtttttaaaagagtAGGTTGTGACCCATTAGTGGGACGTGAAATCAACTGGGTGGATTCAATgctcagagaaaataaatgagtggatTGAGACTAgcactttttaaatagaaaaatattgagTGTATTATCCACAGCAGGATAATTATTGTTTTGTGCAACATTTGCATGTGTGCAAGTTTGAGTGTATTTGGTTGAAAGGTAAAGTATTTCACTGTGGATTATTATCAAAAAGGTTGAAAGCCATCACCACTGATGCTTTGTCCTTCCCCAAAGATACACACCCTGGGGCTAGATAATCCCCTCCACCAAGCTGAAGGACAGCACTATGGCTAATGTCACTGGCAGCTCCTACATGTTATTTACCAAATGTTCTAATCCAAAGTCAACAAGCTTGACTAAAAGGAGCTAAATGAAATGAACTTATCTTCATCACAAGAAGTCTGTGATCTCTAATATACTCCAAGTTTGGGAGAAGTAAAAGATACATTAAATGCAACCATCAACTATAAAACAGCTCCTGATTTCAGAGAAGtttaattgtaaatttaaaaatatgtgacttgggggcagcccggggtggctcagcggtttagctcctgcttttggcccagggtgtgattctggagtccctggattgagtcccatatcgggatccctgcatggagcatgcttctccctctgcctgtgtctctgcctctgtctctctctgtttctcatgaataactaaacaaaatctttaaaaatatatatgtatgtgactTGGAATTGGAGGAAATACATTATACTGCTAGGAAATACTTAGAACAAGTGCCTCTGTTTTCAAGACTGGTGGTTTTTGTGAAACAGTAACAGCACAAACTTCTACTGAAGATGATAGAAATTTTATAATCTTCTGACACTGCATTTTATGTATCCGCAAAACCTACACTACATTCTCCTTTGAAATACTGATCCAGCCAATGGCAAAGATACTTCCTTTCCAATTCCAACCCTGATCCACTAGTACTGACTACCTGAATACCATCCTGAGGATTCTGAGACACATCCCAGGGTCAAGAACAAGCACCAGAACAAATCAGGCACATCTGCAGTGGACAGAGACCCATTTGCCACCTCTGCTGTAATTCATTACCTAAAACCTATAGAGCTGTAACAAGCATTTTGAAATTGCATACTGTGATGTATACTCCAATTTAAGAACCATTTGTAATTCAGTAAAAAGATTTCTAATGTGTCCTAGATTCTGTTACCTCTATTGCCAAGCAAAAATTTATAATCAGGAAGCTTTGTAGGCAGACCTCACTAAAGCTGCTGAGAAAAGGCATTCACCATCACTATTTGAATACTGTACCCTTCACAGAGTGCCTGACTGGCTaatgtcagtagagcatgcaactcttgatctccaggtcatgagtttgagccccatactgggtgtagaaaatacttaaaaaaaaaaaaaaaaaaggtcccacCCTTCAGTTTTTATGAAGGATCCACAGGAGATAAcgatttctaaaatgttttagtgCCTTTTCAAaaccactgtagaaaacattGTTTGTTAAGTCACTCAGTGTCCCTTAAATAGGGATCCACTTGACAAAATCCTTCCAAAGATTCCATGCCAGGAAAGTTTCTCTTCAGAAGGACTTACATGTTGCTTCTCATCAGACAATGAAAGTGTAAGACCTCAGATGCTTCCCCTGACACTTGGAAGCTCAGAGCTAAGTTCAATGCTCAACTGCTGTAACTAACCCTGAGGTTCTTGTCCACCCaacttttcttacttttaaaggTTTCTGATCTTTCAAAACTGTACTTTCTTTCATATGCACTTTAATATTACAAGTCTCCATAAAGTCTTTCTGGAGCAAAGTGGGTTAAAAATTCCACTTTACAAAGCACTTCGTAGATACCAGAACTTAAGATctacaagggatgcctgggtggctcagcagttgagcgtcccTTTGGCTCTCagtgtgatcctggtcctgggatcaagtcccacatcaggctccctgcagggagcctgcttctccctctgtctctcatgagtaaataaataaaatcttaaaaaaaaaattgtaacttttTTGCAGATTACAGGTGAATtcattaaaagatatattttcaacaaaaactcttggattggggtgcctgggtggctcagcggatgagcatctgcctttggctcagggcatgacgcCGGGAtgccgggatcccgggatcgagtcccgcattgggctccctgtagggagtctgcttctcccattccctcccagcccctctcccctccctggccccctctcccctcccagcctctctccctcatgaataaataaaatctttaaaaaaaaaaaaaaaatccatgaaaaccACCTCACCTAGTGACTGTATTAAACCCACGTAACAACTTAAGCACAAGTTTATCCTCATTCAGAGACTTCTGCCTCTCAGATATTAGACTATTAAGCCTTCTAAGAGCTGTCGGCAGGAAAACCTGAGGGGTAAGGGCTGACAAATGTGGCAGAGATTTGGGCAACAGGGCAGAAACcgagttgttttctttttcccaaccAATGCAGATAATGAAGAACTGGCTGTCCCTAGGGAAGCTCAGGAATGGAAATACCACCACCTAAAAATGCTAACACCAACACAATGCAAACTCTCCAGACCCAGAGGGGTGAGGTGGCTTGCTCAAGGTCGCATAGCTAGGTATCACGTGGCAGAACCAGCCCTGGATACAGCTCTGTAGGCTGTACACTAACCTCCAGGAGAGCAGTTGGGAGGACAAGCTCTGGAGCCACACCGCCCACATTCTTGCCCGCGTTCTTACAGTGGATCAATCGCACGCTAATttgtgcccttgggcaagttacccaaggtttctgtacctcagtttcctcagatgtaaaatggaaataacagccCTACCTCATAGaactctttaaagaaacaaatgaacggTGTAGAACACAAAGAAAAGCATCTGGTAGTGGTAAAAACTCAGAATGCCAGTGATTGTTATTCCCATTACTACGTCTTCTACAATATCAGCATTTAACCTCAGGCAATTCCATTATCCACATTCTTTAGGcagaaaccaaaaatataatttttctacaAAGTATCCCCTTTTCTGATTATCACCAACACTTTAGAAGTCAAacctttcatctttttcctttcgAGACATCTTTCTGTTATCAGCTTCAGAGAGTTTTCGAGTCACTTCTTTGGAAACAGCATCCTCCCTCTTCTGTGCTactctagaggaaaaaaaaaaaaggggtaaGAAAAAAGGTTTCCACATGCTCCAGGAATGAACATCACACTATCTGAAACACTCTGTACTCATAGTTTGTACTAGcaagtatatattttacatttcaagaAATAATCTTGACAAAATTCCAAGTTTATTATACTGTAATAGCCAAAAGAGAGttcaagagcttccaagatatAGTTTATCAGTTATAGGTTTTGATTTTTGCTTGAAAGGGATAATTTTCCAAAGTTTAGGTATTTAGTATGGAAATAGGTCAAATGCTTTTAGCATAATTTAGTTATAAATCATTGTAACTCTATTCTGTGTTAGCCTATTTAtatttgttcaaaaaataaatttgattagGCACTGGCAAATAATACAGGATTTCAATTCCAGTAAATAAAAGTACACtaggcttaaaaaacaaaagggaattAACAAAAAGGAATATGTAACATTAAATTAATACTTTCACCACCACTACAAAGAACaatttcactaaaaataaataccacaaaGTCAGGGATCAACCATACCACTTTTAACTAAATGAACCACAGATTGTACCAATATGGAATCAGCCAGAAAAGGCTAAAAGTGTTATTCAAGATATCAGATCAAAATCTTCAGTGAtgagacaaatttttaaaactatattcatCAGAATATCTAGAAGGTGAATTTTATCAGGTGAGATTGCTAGTGAAAGAGTAAAATTTAACctaagacaaaatataaaaagcctCCCAAAGTTCATGACATTTAAATTTAACAAGGTGTATTTTTCGTAATATAGAAGAAACTGGTTAGCCataattatagaagaaaaataattgatataagCAAAATCTAACCACCTACACAGTTCCACTATGAAAATGTTCAACACAGATTGAGATTTATCAAAAGCAGTTCTTTCTGTGGGACACAGAAATCTGTTCACTCTATGTTCAATTAATTAATCCCTCATTACTAAGCTATATTTAGTTCTGGTTAGTATACACCAAGGAAAGGTACGGAGAAATCAGGATGGACTCCTGAAAAGAAAGCCCAAGATTATCCAAGGCAATAGTTTTCAGCCTTTCTTTAGCCACAAGAGCTTCTACAATGCCAATTAAACACAAATTCCCAGAGATCCAATTTCATCTGATTCATTTTACTATGGAAAAGTTCTGTTCTTAAGGGGCAGACTCTCATCCTGGAATCTCTCTAGCCGACCAGGTACTCAATATGTTTCTTGAACTGCACACAAGACCAGTTTTTTCTAAGAAAGGTCAGTTGATAAATTAATGTCACTTATGGAAGAAACCTTTCTGAGCtgaacagagggaaaagagatacacacagacacatcatcatcatcaggatACTAGGACATAGGACTAAACTATGTTCTTAAGAGTTGACTATCTCCTAGTGTCTTAAAGGACAACTAGTCAGTCATCTGTTCACAAGACAAATTTTCCTGAAGAGATCAAACCATATTAACTAGTTCATTTCTCTCCTAGATCTAAAATTGTATCTTCACCTAACAGAAGCATAACCACATGTTAGGTTTATGACAACTCAAGAAGTCCTACCCTCTGTTTTAGGGCTCTTAGAAAGTAAGTCTCACTCAATGCTCAATGCTCTAAGACAAGGCAAAGGTCATTCTGGTGGCCCAGCACTCAACCATCTGAGATAACCCACAAAAATCAActggttttatttctgttattaattttttttacatattttggaattcttccagaataaaaaagaaaattactatttaatttcttggaaaaaaaaaaacatatttgcaaacattttttttttgtcatgccACCTTAAATTCCTACAGGCTCTCACACCCCCAATCTGACACGgcacataaacatttattatgtgccagacactacaCTTAACATGTCACTCTTATTATTCAATCCTCACCATCTATGAGGTACCACTAAGTATCCCCATTTAAAGCTCAGGAATCTGATGGCTAAAGAGATGAAATGTGTGCCCAaggctatacatttttttttttttaagattttgtttacttgagagaaagaatgagctgggggaggagccaAGGGAGGAGACTCCCCACCGAGGAGGgatcatgacctatgccaaaggcagcctcttaaaacctactaagccacccaggcgctccccaAGGCTCTACATTTaagaaaagcagagctgagaTCCGAATCCAGACTGTCAACACATAAGCCATCTTTCTTCTACTAGTAACATCTGTCCATACTCTGCAACTTCCTGGGTCTTTGAGCTTTAACACACCTTGTAAATCCATAGGAGCTTCAATAGGAGTGGCATTCTTTAACATTAAAtcaaaactaattaaaaaataattccactaTGAGACAACCTgctaaatcagtaatcaaaattttACTCAACTAAATGTACTGTTAACTGGTATAAGGAACAAACGACATGGCAGTGGCCCTCAAGAAGCCTAGAATCGACATGAGAAAGTATAAAAAACGTAATTTTAGaggtgcccaagtggctcagtcagtttagcatctgccctgggctcaagtcctgatctctgggtcctgggatcacactccctgctgagcatgaagcctgcttctccctatgcctctgcccctgcccccgcaaCCTGTGTTCTCTCTGGCTCTGCTAGCttgaataaactttttaaaagaaacacccccctccaaaaaaaaatttttttaataaaatagaaacccaaaaaaataattttctattaaatttatatttaattccaaaaaggtaaatgaaaaatattacacaggacaagttaaaaaaaaaaaaaaaaaaaaaaacaccgagCCTTGAAAGGATTAAGTTCTGAGGATATCACAAAGGGTGGGTAACACAAGGTGCCCACGTGTGAGGGCTTTGCTACCCACAGATGGCCACACTGCACAAGAAAGCCCAGGAAGGCTGGAACCAGAATGGCGTTGGTGAAGAGGGCTGCCAAGCAGAAAGACAACAAAGATGACCGCTCTGCTGTCTAGCAGAAAGGCAGTCACACAAACCTGACTTCCTATGGGTCCAAGACAACAGAGAAGATGCTAAGGCCACTTTCAGCCACTGAAGACATTTCTGGCCTTCATACAATAAATCCCTATTAACTGAGATCATCTCaacatgttgggttttttttaatagtttatttatttgagagagagcaagtgagcatacctttgcgcacaagcaggggaaagggcagagggagagactatgcaagcagactccactgagtgtagagcttgatgcagggcttgatcacaggaccctgaggtcatgaccttggcagaaaccaagagtcagatacttaaccaactaagccacccaggctcttccATGGCAACATGTTTCTATTCCTTGTGACCACACAAAGAGCCCAACACAGAAACAACAGACTTAGAAAGGATTTATACAAcgtgttctttaaaaatatatagtcttttacatttttacacacttctaagaaaaaaaaatgtaattagcaTAGAAtatcatagttaaaaaaaattaaaaacctttcatggggggatccctgggtggctcagaggtttagcacctgcctttggcccagggcatgatcctggagtcccaggatcgagttccatgtcaggctcccagcatggagcctgcttctccctcctcctcctgtgtttctgcctctctctatcataaataaataaattaaaaaaaaaaaaaaaaaacctttcatgtCTGAAAAACGGTGCATGGAGTACAAGAATCATACTTTGCAGAGTTTCATTTGACTTCAGCAATGTTAACTTACTTAGTTTTTCTGATAAACCCCGTGATTGAGGCCAGTGCCCAACTGTTGTAATTTCACCCTCGAATCCTACTTCTTTAAATGTCAGAAGTGCTGTCTCTGAGTCAGTCAgtcaataatttttcttttaaaaaaaaaaagatttatttatttatttattcatgacagacacacggggagagagagagagaggcagagacccaggtagagggagaagcaggctccacgctggaaGCCAGAtgggggacttgattccgggacttcaggatcctgccctgggccaaaggcaggagccaaaccgctgagccacccagggatatatatatatatatttatttatttattaattatttatgagaggggggggagagagagagaaaagcaggctccacgcagggagcctgaggtgggattctattccgggtgtccaggatcacgccctgggcggaaggcggcgctaaaccgctgagccaccgaggccgCCCAATaacttttcatattaaaataatggcCGCCCATTAATATGCCTACatatcgggcagcccgggtggagacccgggatcgagtctcacgtcgggctccctgcacggagcctgcttctccctctgcctctgtctgtgcctctctctcatgaattaggaaaaaaaaaaaaaaaaaaaaaatctttaaaaaaaaaaaaagatgcctacATATCTATACAGCCCAAGTTGATGCTTTATCGAAAATAAGACACAAGTGATCTTTCAGACATCCTTCTACGTAAAAGTGCACCACGGGCAGCCCAGCGgcccagcccgggtggctcagccgtttggcgccgccttcagcccagggcgttatctTGGaggccccggatcgagtcccacgtcgggctccctgcgtggagcctgcttctccctctgcctgtctctctgtgtctctcgtaagtaaataaaatcttaaaaaaaaataaaaaagtgcacCATGTAAAACATACGTTCACTTGAGAAACATACTTACTTGTGTTTGAGAACAAATTTCACGTTTTTGTATGCGAAAGCCACCAGGTAAGTGCTTACGAGGGTCATCACACTGTAGAGCACGGCCGACTGAATGAGATCCATGTGCCATATTCGCCAAtacagccctgcatcaggcccggGGCGGGGACACAGACAGGAAGGGAACGTCAGCGCCCAGTTAGAGGCCCGACCCGGCGTAGCCAAGCCCGCAAAGTTCAGGCCGGGGGAGGAGATCCGGCCCAGCGCCTGAGGCCCGACGGAGGCGGTCAAGTCCTGGCCGCGCACCTGGCCGGCTCGGAAGCCGTGAGGCGCACcacctcgccctcgccctcgccatccccatcatccccatcccCCGGCGCAGGCGAGACGTcgacccccagcccccagcccccggcccccggcccccggcccccggagGAGAGCGGGTTCGGGACGCCCCGCCCCCCTCAGGGCGCCGCGGACGCTGCGCGGGCCCGGGCCGCCGCTCGCACGCTGACgtggccgccccccgcccccacccccccgagcGGGCGCCGCGagccccggcctccctccccggCCGCGGACGTGCCGCGGGGGCCTGCGCGGTTCTCCACCCGAGCGACAACCAGCCTGCCCCGTTGGCCTGAGAGTGGGGCCGATCGTCAGAGCGCGGCGCCGGCGCGGCCCTGCAGCTCCACTTCCGCCTCAGGTCGAGGGGTCCGGCTCCGGTTCCTTAGCTTCCCCGCAGCCGGTAAGCCTCGGGCTCAGAGCCGGTCACGGCGGGCGGCCGCCGTCCCGGAGCCAGCGAACCCCGGCCTGGGCGAGCCGGGCCCCGCCacgtccccgcccccgccccgtcgCCGCCCGCCCCGGCGCTCACAGATGGGGATGGCGGACACGATGAAGGCGTTCCCGAAGAAGAGCGCGGAGGACTTGGCCGACAGGTTGCGGCTGAAGTCCTGCAGGAGCAGGTCCTCCTCGGACTGCTGCTTGGAGCCGCCTTTGGGAGCCATGGCGGAGCGGCGCGGGGAGCCtgcgggccgggcgggccggaCGCCTCTAGCACCGCCCCCGCGGCCGCCGTACCCGCGAGCGACCCGTCAGCGCCACGCGCGGAGGCGGGCCTTGGCGCGGCGCGGGAGCAAGCTCGCCCAGGATTGGCCGCCGCTCCCTACGCGCCCCGGCCTGATTGGGCAAGCCGGCCACACTTCCGGTTCCCGGCCCGCCCCTAGCAGCCGGCTTCCGGAGGGCGGGGCTTTCTGGTGTCaggcaggcttttttttttttaaacaaaaactttattgACATCCCACTTCTCAGGGCCCGTCAGGCTTCCCAGGTCGACGGAATTCCCAAGTCGGAAGGCGCGCCCTGGCCTCGGGTCCGAGCCGGCCGTTCGGGGAGCTTGCGGGTAGCGCCCCGGGGCactgcaggaggaaggggaggaggatggtgTAGCTAAACCCGCGTTCAGTCCTTTCTCCTTCACGCACCCATTATCTCCTTACGCAGCCTCAGAAGCCTGGACAAGCACATCCGGTGGAGAACCTGAAGGGAGCGCGCAGCAGAGCTGGTCTCCAGGGCGTCGACAAAAATCACAGTCGACCTTTCCACGGAAGAGGCGGCACTTCAGCTTCTGAGGAGCTCTTGGCCTCCCTGatgaatatttaataagataatacacttaaaaaaaataataataaagtgatttttaagattttatttattcatgagagacagagagaggcagagacacaggaggagggagaagcaggctc
This genomic window contains:
- the SSR3 gene encoding translocon-associated protein subunit gamma, which produces MAPKGGSKQQSEEDLLLQDFSRNLSAKSSALFFGNAFIVSAIPIWLYWRIWHMDLIQSAVLYSVMTLVSTYLVAFAYKNVKFVLKHKVAQKREDAVSKEVTRKLSEADNRKMSRKEKDERILWKKNEVADYEATTFSIFYNNTLFLVLVIVASFFILKNFNPTVNYILSISASSGLIALLSTGSK